The genome window AACGAAATCGCACTCTTGTTTGCAAGGGCGTTTGGGGCCACGCCCTTCTTTCTGAGCGTGCCCGCGATCGTCGCCCACGAACGGGTGAGGGAGGCGCTCCTGAGCGACCGTAACGTTGCCAAGGTCCTCGATATGGGTAAGCTCGCCTCCATCGCGGTCTTTTCCATCGGGCGTCCCGATAGGTCCTCTCTGCTCGTTCAGGCTGGCTACTTTTCGGCGGAGGAGATGGACTCGCTCGTGGCCGCGGGGGCTGTCGGAGATCTCTGCTCCCGCTTCTTCGCAGAGGACGGATCCGTCTGCGACGACTCGCTGAACAGGAGGACGATCGGGCTGGAGCTCCAGGACTTCACTCGGAAGGATTTCGCGGTGGCGGTCGCGGGCGGCCCACAGAAGGTCGCGGGGATTCGAGGAGCTCTGCGCGGCGGGTTCGCAAACGTGCTCGTCACTGACGAAGCGACGGCCAGACAATTGTTGGACGAAGACGCACTTGCTGGAAAGGCGAGGTGAGACGGGAATGGCGCTTGACGCAGACCTTGAGTCGATTCAAGAGGCGCGGGATGCGGTGCGTCGTGCCACCGAGGCCCGAGCGAGGCTGGCGTCGTTCTCACAGGAACAGGTCGACCGGATCGTGGCAAAGATGGCGGAGGCCGGGCGGGCGAACGCGCGCGCCCTCGCGAAGGCGGCGGTCGAAGAGACGGGTTTCGGGGTGTATGAAGACAAGGTCACGAAGAACCTCTTCGCGAGCGAACGCGTTTATGAGGCCATCCGAGGTCTGAGGACCGTCGGCGTCATCCGGTGCGACCGGTCGCGCAGGGTTGCCGAGATAGCCGAGCCGGTGGGCGTGATAGTGGCCCTCGTGCCGTCCACCAATCCCACGTCCACGGTAATATACAAGAGCCTGATAAGTCTCAAGGCCCGAAACCCCGTCGTCTTCAGCCCACATCCTTCTGCGTGCAGGTGCAGTTGCCAGGCGGCGCAGGTGATGGCTGACGCGGCGGCCGCCGCTGGAGCGCCGAGGGGGGCGATCCAGTGCCTGGTTCATCCGACCAAACAAGCCACGGATGAACTCATGCGCCATCCTGACACAGCCCTCATACTCGCTACCGGCGGATCGGCCATGGTGAAGGCGGCGTACAGCGCGGGCAAGCCCGCGTACGGCGTGGGACCAGGCAACGTGCCGGCGTTCATCGAGCGCACGGCCGACATCAAGAGGGCCGTGCAGGATATCCTCTCGAGCAAGACGTTTGACAACGGCACGATCTGCGCGTCCGAGCAAGCGATAGTGACTGAGTCGGTCATCGAGGACAAGGTCGTGGGGGAGGTCAAAGCTCAAGGAGGGTACTTCCTGAACGACGCGGAGGTCGTGGCGATCTCGAAGACCGTGGTGACGTCTGGGGGCAACATCAACCCGTCCATCGTGGGAAGGAGCGCTGAAACCATCGCCAAAATGGCCGGCATCTCCGTGCCGGCCGGAACTCGCGTGCTCGTTGCGCGTCTTTCGGGAGTCGGTCCACAGTATCCGCTCTCGAAGGAGAAGCTCAGTCCCGTGCTTGCCTTCTACGTGGAGCCTGACTGGCAGGCGGCCTGCGAACGATGCATCCAGATTCTGGAGTTCGGAGGCATCGGCCACACACTGGTCATTCACTCGCGAAATCCCGTCGTCATCAGGGAGTTCGCCATGAAGAAGCCCGTTTTCAGGATCCTGGTCAATACCCCTTCATCGCAGGGAGCCATCGGAGCTACAACGGGCCTGGACCCCGCGCTGACCCTCGGTTGTGGAACGTGGGGAGGCAGCATAACCGCGGACAATGTCGGACCTTTGCACCTGGTCAACGTGAAACGCGTGGCGTACGGTCTCGACTTCGACGGTGCCGAACAGCTGTACGAGGGGATGCTGGAAGGGGCCGCGGGGGCGGACGTCACCTGCACGCTTCCCGGCATGATCGCTCGCCCGGGGAACACATCGCGTCGGGCGAGTGTGGAAGAGCTCGGGTCGGATGCGCCTGATACGCGGCCAGGATCCAGCCGGCGCGGCCTCGTTCCCGCCATCGTCGGCCCGGCGGCCGCGGCCGACAAACCGGTGACGGGTCTCTTCCCGATCATCGCGAGAGGAGGGTCGGGCAAGGAATCGGCTTCCGTCGGGCAACCTCATCAGACCAGGCTAGTCACGGATGAGGATATCCGGGCGGTTGTCGACAAGTTCTTGTCCGAGATGGGTCGTGGGAGGGGCGGCTGACGCGGCGTAGATGTCGCGTAGATGTCGATCGTGACGTGGCGACCTCGGGGCGGCTTGAGACCTGGGTCGGCGCGGCGGCGGAGGATAGACGGAGTCAGGGCGGGACCACGTGAAGACATGCCTTGCGAACGTACATTGCGACAGGGGGGCGGGACCGGTGGTTCAAGACGCACTGGGGATGGTTGAGACTAAAGGACTAGTGGGGGCCATAGAGGCTGCCGATGCCATGGTGAAGGCGGCGAACGTAGTGCTCATCGGCAAGGAATATATCGGCGGCGGGTACGTGACGGTCATGGTCCGCGGGGATGTGGGGGCAGTCAAGGCGGCGACAGACGCTGGAGCGGCCGCTGCCGCGAGGGTCGGGGAGCTAGTAAGCGTGCACGTCATCCCGAGGCCCCATGCGGATGTGGATGGAATCCTGCCGAGAGCGTGAGGCTTGATTCATCGCGTGCCGCATGACGCATGGCATGCTGCAAGGAGCGCGCAGTAGGCTCATGCTGCGCCATGTGTCGCTTTCGCGCGGCGGAGGCGGGTTGAGATGGACCACAGCTCTATTGAGGATCTCGTGGCAAAGTGCGTGAGAGAGCTCGAGGCGAGGGGTCTTGTCGTCCCCGGGGTCCTCGGGGTTCCTGGAGTCCCCGGAGCTTCCGGAGTCCCCGGAGTCACTGGCGCTTTTCCCGCCCCGCCTCATGATCGGCCCGCTGGCGGCGCTGGCGGATGGGCGGTTCCGGTGGGCGTGTCCAGTCGCCACGTTCACCTGTGTGCCCGGGACTTCGAGGCGCTCTTCGGAGTGGAGAGCGCGAAAAGGGGTCTTGAGAAGCTGCGAGACCTGTCGCAGCCCGGGCAGTTCGCGGCGAAAGAGATGGTCGCGCTCGTCGGCCCCAAAGGGAGCATACACGGCGTGAGAGTGCTGGGACCTCTGAGATCGAGAACCCAGATTGAGATAAGCCGCACGGACGGGTTCGCATTGGGGGTCTCTCCGCCGGTTCGCGACTCGGGCGACGTCGACGGGTCCGTCGCCATGACCCTGGTCGGCCCTGCTGGCGCCGTGAACCTGAAAGAGGGCGTCATAATAGCGACCCGCCACATCCACATGAGCCCGCGGGATGCGTCTTCATGGGGCCTCCGCGACGGCGACCGCGTGGACGTGGAGGTTGAAGGGGTGCGGAGCCTGGTGTTTCGTGGCGTGCTCGTGAGGGTGAGGGAGGACTTCCAACTCGAGATGCACGTCGACACCGACGAAGCCAACGCGGCGCTCTTGCGCACCGGAGACGTGGTCAAGGTAATCGGCAGGAGTTCGGGCGGAAACGGTTAGGCCGTTTGGACGAGTGGTTCGGGAGATGGAGCTGGAAACGATTGGAGCCTTGTGACGGCTCTGGAGGGGTAGCCCCGTGGGTCTGGCGATAGGTCTCGTGGAGTTTGCCAACGTGACCAAGGGCATAGAAGGAACCGACGCGATGGTCAAAGCCGCCGACGTCGAGCTCCTGTTGGCGCGGCCCACCTGCCCGGGCAAGTTCACGACCATGGTGTCCGGCGACGTGGGCGCGGTGAAGAGCTCGATCGCGGCAGGGACAGCCGCGGGCGCTGAAGCCGTGGTGGACGAGTTCGTCCTGCCGAACGTGCATCCGGGGGTGTTTCCTGCGATCACCGCGACATCCGATGTGCGGGAGGTGAAGGCGCTCGGCGTGATCGAGACCTTCACGGTCGCGTCCGCCATAGTCGCGGCTGACGCCGCTCTCAAGGCCGCGGCGGTCGACGCCATTGAGTTAAGGCTCGCCATCGGGCTCGGCGGAAAGTGCTTCGTTACCCTCACCGGAGACGTGGGCGCGGTTCAGGCTGCCGTGAGCGCGGGCAGCGCCGACGCGAGCGCGAGAGGGCTCCTCGTCTCGCAGGTGGTAATCCCTTCGCCTGCGAAAGAGCTTGTTGCGGCCCTCCTGTGAGAAAGGGGGTGCTTGCGTGCGCGCGGTAATAACCGAGGCTGAACTGAGAAGGCTTGCGCCGGCATCAAAGGTCCTGGCGCCGCGTGGCGCGATCGTGACGCCCTCAGCCAGAGACTACGCCAGGGACAATGGGATCGAGATCATCGAGACGACCGGCGAGGGTGTCTTCGCCTCCCCGTGCAGTGGGAACGAAGGTGCGGCGAGAGCTGCGGCCTTTGACGCGACGGAGGGCGCGACGTCACGCACGTGGTCAAGCACGCTGTCCGGGTCCGGAAGGAGTCCGTCAAGGAACTCGTCAAGGAGCTCGTCCACCGCAGGGGGATGGCTGGCAGGAGCCGATGGAGGCTCAAGCGTCGAAACGAGCGCCGGCGTGCGCCTGCCACCGGGCATGGGTGTGCAGGAGGTCATGGAGCGAGTGGTCCGCGCTGCCGTCGCAAGGCTGGGACCGCAAGCCGACAGAGAGACGCTGGCCAGAGTATTGGCCATGGTATTGATTCACCTGGGTTACGCGGTTGCGGTGTCAGACATCACGTCCGTTGCGTCTCAGGACCGGTGAAAGGGGGTGAACCCAAGTGGCCATGGAAGCGCTGGGAATGATTGAGACCAGAGGGCTCGTCGCGATGATCGAGGCCGCAGACGCTATGGTCAAGGCGGCCAACGTAAGGCTCGTGGGCTGGGAGAAGATCGGCGGCGGGTACGTGACAGTCCTGGTGAGAGGGGAAGTGGCGGCATGCAAGTCGGCCTGCGAGGCCGGTGCGGCAGCGGCAGCGAAGATCGGCGAGGTCGTGTCGGTGCATGTCATTCCGAGACCGCACTTCGACCTTGAGGGAAAGCTGCCCATTTCCCTGCCCGAGACAAAGAAGGAGAAGGGCCAATAGCGCCCTGCTTCCCCCGGGGCCGGGCGCGACGACGGCTGTCGACTCCACGGTGGAGCCTTGGCCGTGCGGTTGCGCCCGGCGACGGCGAGGGCATGTGGGCTCACACCCGGGCTTACGTCCGGGTGAGTGCACCGCGCGGGTGAGTGCACCGCGGTTGACCAATGAGGGGGGACCTCCTTGATCGCGTGCAGAGTGGTGGGCACGGTGGTATGCACGAGGAAGGACGAGAAACTGGTGGGATCGAAGCTCCAAATCGTGGAGCCCGTATCCCTGGCTGACCAGTCTCCCGATGGCAAGCCCTTGGTGGCGATTGATACGGTCGGAGCGGGCGAGGGCGAGATCGTCCTCGTCGTGAGCGGAAGCTCGGCCCGACAGACGTCGAGGACTCAGAATACGCCAGTGGACGCTGTCATCATGGCTATCGTGGACTCCATCGAGATGGGCGGCAAACTGGTGTACCAAAAGGGCTGATGAAAGAAAGGGCTGACGAGAGAGTCGACGAGAGGGCTGGCAAGGGAGCTGCTAGCGAAAGGGCCGGCGAGAAAGCCGGAGACGACCTGGGAGTGCGCTGCCGACGCGAAGGTCGGCGAGAGGGTCGATGGGAGACCTTGCGAGAGACCTCTTGCGAGAGACCTCTAGGGAGGTCCAGTGGCTAGGGAGGCCCAGTGGGAGCCGGTTGCTGGTCGAGTGCTGGACCGTCAGGTGGTGGAAGGATGGCAGCCGCGTCGGTCACGGACATCGTAAACGCCATAGAGGCCGCAGGCGTTGTGGGAGCAGGCGGGGCGGGGTTCCCGACGCACGTCAAGTTGTCCACTGCCGTAGGCACGGTGATAGCGAACGGTGCCGAGTGTGAGCCGTTGCTTGAGGCCGACTACGCGGTGATGGCGCTCGAACCTGCGAGAGTGCTAGCGGGTCTTGAGATCGCCATGGCCGTCACCGGCGCTACGCGGGGTTATGTGGCTGTCAAGGAGAAGCGAGGAGCCGTGCTACGCGTGATGGACGATCTGGTCAAGCGCGAAAAGGGAATCAGCGTGTGCGCGCTGGACGACGTATACCCCATCGGCGATGAGCACGTGCTCGTCAATGAAGTGACTGGCCGGCACGTTCCCGAAGGCGGCTTGCCTCTGGAAGCAGGTGTCGTAGTGAACAACGTGGCTACCCTAGCCGCCGTGGCGGACGCGGTTGACGGCCGCCCGGTGACCTCGCGTTACGTGACAGTTGCCGGGGCGGTTGCGCGGCCTGTGACCGCGAGGTTCCCGATAGGAACCTCGGTGGCCGATGCCATCGCTTTCGCGGGCGGACCGCTCACCGAAAGGTACAGGGTCATTCTGGGTGGGCCGATCATGGGCAAGCTGGCGCCTGACACGGCCGCCGTGGTGACGAAGGTGACAGGGGGCATCATCGTGCTTCCTGTGGACCATCCGCTGGTGAGGACGCGAGAGGCGGACATCGGCGTCATCATCAGGCAGGCGAGGGCGGCGTGCTGCCAGTGCATGAGCTGCACCGAGACGTGCCCGAGACATCTCTTGGGGCATAGGATAGCTCCTCATCTGATCATGCGCGCCGTGACCATGTGGTCGGCGTCAGGGCCGCCTCCAGACACGATAGCGAGCGCTTGGCTGTGCTCCGAGTGCGCCGTGTGCGCCACCGTGGGCTGCCCATCGGGTCTTTCGCCGGTAAGGGTGAACCAAGCCCTCAAACAATCAATGGCCAGGAAAGGCATGAAGAATCCGTACCACGAGAAGGACATCTCTTCACACCCGCTGCGAACTGCCAGGAGAGTTCCTTCTTCTCGCATGGTGACGAGGTCAGGGATAGCTTCTTACGTGACTGGCCAGGGACGCGGCCTTGCCGAGGCCGCCGCCGAAGCTGATGGCAAGGCCGGTGCCCGAGCTGGTGTCAGAGCCGGAGCCGGAGATGGCACCGGAGCCCGTGACAGAGCAGGTGGGACCGGAGGCCACAGCTCTCATACGGAGTGCGTGTCCCAGGTTTTCCAACCGAACAGGGTAGACATCCCGCTCCTTCAGCACGCAGGAGCTCCCGCTGTGCCGTGCGTGAGGATCGGGGATGAGGTGCGGGAGGGACAACCAATCGCCGAGATCCCTCCGGGGAAACTGGGGGCGAGGATCCATGCGAGCATTTCTGGGCGTGTCACGGGTATCGGCGATGCCATAACGATCGAGGCCGGGAGGCGCGGTAGATGAGGATAGTGATAGGCAGCGACCACGGAGGTTTCGATTTGAAGGAGGATATCAAGGCCTACCTGGCAGAGCTTGGCCACGAGTGCGTCGATTACGGCACTCACGGCAAGGAGCCTGTGGACTACCCCGACTTCGCCTTTCTAGTGGCCGAAGCGGTGGCAAGGGGGCTTTTCGAACGAGGCATAATCGTTGACAGCGCCGGCGTCGGTTCGGCAATGGCGGCGAACAAGGTGCCGGGCGTGAGGTGCGCGCCTTGCCAGGACATATACACGGCAAGGAACAGCCGTGAGCACAACGACGCCAACGTCCTAGCCTTGGGCGACAGGGTCATAGGCAAGGGCGTGGCGAGGGAGATAGTCAAGGTTTGGCTCTCCACGGAATTCGCGGGAGGAAGGCATCTGCGCCGCGTGGACAAGATCATGGAGATCGAGCGGAGATTCCTTTCGAGAGGCGACTGAAACCGCGACCGGGCAACGCGCCGGTGTGAGGTGATCTCCCTGTTCATAGCGAGAGTTGTCGGAAAGGTTGTCGCTACTCGTAAGGATGAGAAACTGGAAGGCGTGAAACTGCTCATCATCGAGCCGCTGAAGCGAGACGGCACCCCTTGCGGCAAGCCAGTCGTGGCCGTGGACAGCGTGGGTGCCGGCGCGGGCGAGATAGTGCAGGCGGTGAAGGGGAGAGAAGCGTCGCTTCCTCTTCCAAAGGCAGGCGCTCCGGTCGATGTGGCGATCGTGGGGATAGTGGACCGTGTGTTCCCGGACGACGGACGACGGTGAACGCCGGTCATGTGACGAGGGAGAAGACGCCCAGCGCCGGGTGGGGCGTCATACGCGGCCTCCCGGTTGACGCGGTGTGACCGGGCGGCTAACACGCTCGAGGTGAGGCTGTGGTAATCGGCAGGGTAGTCGGGTCGGTGGTCGCGACCCAGAAGAACGAGAGTTTTGTCGGATCCAAGATGCTCCTCGTGCAGCCCTTGGATCTCGACGGGAACGATTACGGCCAGGAGATCCTGGCCATCGACACGCAGGACGCGGGGCCCGGCGACATAGTCCTGGTCGTGAGCGAAGGCAATTCCTCGCGACAGGCCATTGGAAAGACCGATGCTCCGGTGGACTCTGTCATCATCGGGGTGGTTGACACCGTTCGCATATCTCGCCGCTTCGAAGGGAGGTAAGCCGTGTTTTGCTCGACCGGACGACGGCCACTCGCAGTGCGGATCGGGCGCGACACGGCACGGTCAGATGGGAATTGACGAGTTGATTGAAAGGGTAACCGATGACGTGATAGCTCAGATGAGAAAGCGAGGCGAGATCCCACAGGCCGCGACGAGTCCGCCGGCTCCGTCGCCCGCCCGTGCGGTCTCACCGTCCCCCATGCCCGGGGGCTGCCCGGCCCGCCCGAGGGTGTTGGTGCTACTGGCGGGCGACAAGGCGTCGCTCGAGAACGCCCTGACTCAACTGGGGAGAATCGGCGACCGCGGGCTGTCCGTTGCGTGCCTCGTGTCAGACGAGGTCAAGGACTTCTGGAGCGAGGGCGAGATCGCGGGGGCGCTGGGTCACGTGTCCTTCGTCGACCTGCGCGACGCAGCAGCTGCGGTATCATGCACCGACGTCGCGGTGGTTCCGGTGCTTCCTCTCCATGTGGCGGCGCGGGCGGCTTTGCTCACAGGGAATGACGCTGCCACGAAGGCTCTCATAGCGGCGCTTGCGGAGGGCAAGCGGGTGTATGCAGCCGCCGACTCGCTGGCGCCGTCCGGTCAGACCGAGAGCGAGGGCGCCAAACGTGGCGGGCACGGCTTCGCCCTCCGAAGGCAGGCGGACGAGTACCTCAAGAAGCTGCGAGAGTACGGCATGATTGTCGTCGATTCCAAGGACCTAGCACGTGAACTGGAACGCGGGATTCGCATAGTCAACCCTGGAAGCGCAGCCTCCTCGGCCTCCTTCACGGACTCGCACGGCGCAAGTCAGGCGTCTCGTGGCACCGCGGCCAGTCCGACCAAAGCTCGGCCGGAAAGCGGGGCCAACAGCGCGGATTCAGGGTGCTCAAGGCTCTTCGGCGAGTGCTCTGCATGCGGCAAGTGCGTTCAGGAGAACCCTGATGGAACTGCCAGGATAGTCGAGGCGGGAGCGTCCCGCATCGGCGCTGCACCTGGCGTCGGGGCAATTGCCGGCGACGTTGCCGCCATGATAGACCATACGTTGCTGAAGCCTGACGCGACGAAGGACCAGGTCATCAAGCTGTGCGAAGAAGCGAAGCAGTACAACTTCGCGTCGGTGTGCGTGAACCCGACCAACGTTAGCCTTGCCGCCAGCATCCTCAAAGGTACACCTGTGAAGGTGTGCACCGTCATAGGCTTCCCGTTGGGAGCGACGACGCCGACCGCAAAGGCGATAGAGACGCGCGACGCCATAGCGAACGGGGCGACTGAAGTAGACATGGTCATCAATGTGGGTGCGCTCAAGTCAGGCGACTACGACCTCGTCAAACGCGATATCGAAGCGGTCGTGGACGCGGCCCGAGGCAAGGCAATCGTGAAGGTCATCATCGAGACGGCTCTCTTGACCGATGAAGAGAAAGTGAAGGCTTGCCTGCTTGCGAAGCTCGCGGGCGCTGACTTCGTGAAGACATCGACCGGCTTCGGCCCCGGAGGCGCCACAGTCGAGGACATCAGGCTCATGCGCAAAGTCGTCGGTAGCGACATGGGAGTGAAAGCCTCCGGCGGCATCAGGAACCTCGAGTCGGCGCGCAAGATGATCGAGGCGGGGGCCTCGCGCATAGGCGCCAGCGCAAGCGTGGCTATCGTGAAGGGGCAGTGAACAGACGAGCAGGGGAGGAGGCGCTCCCCCCTGCTCTGTATCGCAAGCGGTTACGAGACTTGCCCAGAGATACGGGCACCTATCTCCCCGTGTTACTGCTGGAGTCCAGTGGTCGTGAACCCTGCCTGCTGTCCGACGTTCTGCTGCGCCGGAAGGGTGCTGGGCAGGTTGTACGCGCTGGTGGTCGTGCCGAGGTTGGCACCGAGCCCGGCCCTGAAGCCCGCTCTGACGTTGAGCGCGCTCTGCTCGACGAGAGATCTCTCAGCCGCCTCGATCATCCTCTTGACCATGTGGCCGCCAACCGCACCACACTGGGCCGACGGAATGTTACCCCAGTAACCGCCCACAATTTGGTTGACGGGGAAGTTGATCTCATTCGCGATCTCGTACTTCCACTGATCCAGGGCGTTGCCTGCTTCGACCACGAGAGCGCGATTCCTCTTCTGTCCGCGTGCCATTGCTGTCTCACCTCGCTTTCTTTCTCTGCTGGTAGTGTTGCCTTAGGACAAGACTGTATGTTAGCGAAAGTGTGGCACGGTTGCACATGATGTTCCATCGTGCACGCAAAGCCTCATCCCGCCTTGACCTGCACGAAAACGCGAAAGCGATGGTGCCATGAAGGACCGGCGGGGACTTGTGGAGAAATACCACGGGCAGTATACGCCAGTCCCGAGAGTGGTATTTACTTTGCAAGGAGGTAACTCATCCATAGTGCGATTGCTCTTGACGATGTTTTGGTCCTTTTTCAAAATCGGAGCGTTTACGTTTGGCGGAGGGTACGCGATGGTTCCCATGATTCAGAAGGAGGTCGTGGAGTCGAAGAAGTGGGTCACAAGTGAGGAGTTCATCGACATGCTTGGCCTCGCTCAGACGGCGCCGGGGCCCGTCGCCGTGAACACTTCGGTCTTCGTGGGCTACAGGAAAGCCGGATACGCCGGCGCTGTCGTGGCTGTTGTCGGTGCGACCCTCCCTTCATTCCTGGTCATCCTTGCGATAGCCGCATTCTTCGCAGGGATCAGGAGTCTTCCTGCTGTCGAGGCCGCGTTCGCGGGCGTGCGGCCTGCTGTCGTCGCGCTCGTGGGGGGCGCCGCGTTCAAGATCGGCAAGACGGCGATCCGTGACGTCCGCGGAGCGGCACTGGGAGCTTTCGCGCTCGTCGCGGTGGCATTCTTCGACGTGCATCCCATCGCGGTGATAATCGGGTCGGCCATGGTTGGGTACTTCCTGTTCCGCAGGGACTTCCAGGACACGACCAAAGACCGACCGCGCGACGAGACCTCTTCCCAGCGCAAGGTGGTTGAAAAGCAGTGAACGTGCTGATTCTGTTTCTGACATTCGCGAAGATCGGGCTTTTCACCTTCGGAGGAGGGTACGCCATGATACCCCTCATCCAGAAGGAGATCATCCAGGCTCACGAATGGCTCACCACGAAAGAGTTCGTGGACATAATCGCGATAGCCGAAATGACTCCCGGCCCGGTCGCTATCAACTCGGCCACTTTCGTCGGATACAAGCTCGCAGGTGTGCCAGGTGCGGCCGCGGCGACTCTAGGCGTGATACTGCCGTCGTTTGTGATCATCGTTGCCTTTGCTACCGCTTTCTTGAAGTTCAAGGATGCACCGGCCGCAAAGGCCGCTCTCAAGGGCCTTCGACCGGCGGTCACCGCGCTCATCGCCGCGGCTGCCATTTCGCTGATGCGAGCCTCGTTCGTGGACATCGCTGGGCCAGTGATCGCCGCTGCGGTGCTCGCGGGCACATTCAAGCTGGGCGTGCATCCAATCCTTGCGATAGTGCTGGCCGCCCTCGCGGGGGTCGTGCTTTACTGAGCGCCCTCGCCACCATGCAGAGCCGGTCGCCACTCGCTAGGGCGTGTCGAGGCGGCCGAGTCCCGCGACGGTGGACCGGTGAAGCCTTGTTCCGCTCGGGCCGAGGTCGGGAGAGAGGGAGACAGAGATGAACGGGGGGAAACGGCGTTGAAACAGAGGGAGCGCTCCGCTGTTGCGGTGGACGAAGCCTGCGGATCGGAGAGCGCCAAAGCGAGCGGCGATGGCCGGGTCCTGATGTCCGGGAACGAGGCCATTGCACGAGGAGCCTACGAAGCAGGGG of Bacillota bacterium contains these proteins:
- a CDS encoding chromate transporter; its protein translation is MNVLILFLTFAKIGLFTFGGGYAMIPLIQKEIIQAHEWLTTKEFVDIIAIAEMTPGPVAINSATFVGYKLAGVPGAAAATLGVILPSFVIIVAFATAFLKFKDAPAAKAALKGLRPAVTALIAAAAISLMRASFVDIAGPVIAAAVLAGTFKLGVHPILAIVLAALAGVVLY